The Bacillota bacterium genome includes a window with the following:
- a CDS encoding ABC transporter ATP-binding protein, whose translation DEPSLGLAPVLVQDIFNTIRRLNADGMTILLIEQNAKAALQLADYGYVLETGSVALSGTGPELLADDRVRQVYLGEN comes from the coding sequence TGGACGAGCCGTCTTTAGGTTTGGCGCCGGTGTTGGTACAGGACATTTTCAATACCATTCGTCGCCTTAATGCCGACGGTATGACGATCCTGCTGATTGAGCAAAACGCCAAGGCGGCGCTTCAGCTAGCCGACTATGGCTATGTACTGGAGACGGGCAGCGTTGCTCTTTCCGGAACCGGCCCCGAACTGTTGGCAGACGATCGCGTGCGCCAGGTATATCTGGGCGAGAACTAG